A region from the Nocardia terpenica genome encodes:
- a CDS encoding serine/threonine-protein kinase, translated as MDDNLGATAPDPGADRATATQTALTSLIAHFAEQWQLSSKPPDLAAHLPTEPTLRHSALIELIKVDLHHRWQHDDDAPRLADYRDRYPELAATPLPPDLVYEEISARSRRNPIDLTEYEHDYPTQMARITQQFDLDTDTELRTTMLADPTALDALDTINPGATVDDFDLLLPLGQGAFARVFLARQRTLGRLVAVKISHDRGTEPQTLAQLDHDHIVRVFDQRQITAQHLKLMYMQYIPGGTLLGVLRLLRRTPPARRSGKLLLEAVDAATTTGGVLEPQPSPTRAALERLSWPETVAWLGARLATALDYASRRGVLHRDIKPANVLLTADGQPKLADFNISFSRHLPGANPVAYFGGSLPYMAPEQLEACHPGLAATAADLDTRSDLYALAVVLWELLTGRIPFTDTHGDGESDTTLQAMIDRRRAGVDPHTENDLPPDTPAVLRHALLTCLAPDPADRYPTGADLAHQLELSQDRAARDLVDPPTHSLRARLRMRPMPFVIPSSLLGQLLAGLYLGAHDLRLIRHEFGAATTTQLEHLGLLVIAVAYPIAIALLLYWCRLMFLVPDGLRRGRHFDPATLAKARADTLACGDRIAVTTIAGWIAALAVFLVKLHSLGALSVALATDLIASYLIAAAVAVVYTYFPVTFFGLRWYYPGLVAAGHTTRADAHRLRRLIHRTRIYLGVAASVPLIGVPAGLLFLRPDQQQIVIGSLVGLCVGGLFAFALALRTFYALESDLTALDRLVDRR; from the coding sequence ATGGATGACAACCTCGGCGCGACCGCACCCGACCCCGGTGCCGACCGCGCGACCGCAACGCAGACCGCGTTGACGAGTCTCATCGCCCACTTCGCCGAACAATGGCAATTATCTAGCAAACCACCGGATCTGGCGGCCCACCTCCCCACCGAACCCACCCTGCGCCACTCGGCCCTCATCGAACTCATCAAGGTCGACCTGCACCACCGCTGGCAACACGACGACGACGCCCCCCGCCTCGCCGACTACCGCGACCGCTACCCCGAACTCGCCGCCACCCCCCTGCCCCCCGACCTCGTCTACGAGGAAATCAGCGCCCGCAGCCGCCGCAACCCCATCGACCTCACCGAATACGAACACGACTACCCCACCCAGATGGCGCGCATCACCCAGCAATTCGACCTCGACACCGACACCGAACTGCGCACCACCATGCTCGCCGACCCCACCGCCCTCGACGCCCTCGACACCATCAACCCCGGCGCCACCGTCGACGACTTCGACCTGCTGCTCCCCCTCGGCCAAGGCGCCTTCGCCCGCGTCTTCCTCGCCCGCCAACGCACCCTCGGCCGCCTCGTCGCCGTCAAGATCTCCCACGACCGCGGCACCGAACCCCAAACCCTCGCCCAACTCGACCACGACCACATCGTCCGCGTCTTCGACCAACGCCAGATCACCGCCCAACACCTCAAACTCATGTACATGCAGTACATTCCGGGCGGCACCCTGCTCGGCGTGCTCCGCCTGCTGCGCCGCACCCCACCCGCCCGCCGCTCCGGGAAACTGCTGCTGGAAGCCGTCGACGCCGCCACCACCACCGGCGGCGTCCTCGAACCCCAACCCTCCCCCACCCGCGCCGCACTCGAACGCCTCAGCTGGCCCGAAACCGTCGCCTGGCTCGGCGCCCGCCTGGCCACCGCCCTGGACTACGCCAGCCGCCGCGGCGTCCTGCACCGCGACATCAAACCCGCCAACGTCCTGCTCACCGCCGACGGCCAACCCAAACTCGCCGACTTCAACATCAGCTTCAGCCGCCACCTGCCCGGCGCCAACCCCGTCGCCTACTTCGGCGGCTCCCTGCCCTACATGGCCCCCGAACAACTCGAAGCCTGCCACCCCGGCCTCGCCGCCACCGCCGCCGACCTCGACACCCGCAGCGACCTCTACGCCCTCGCCGTCGTCCTCTGGGAACTGCTCACCGGCCGAATCCCCTTCACCGACACCCACGGCGACGGCGAATCCGACACCACCCTGCAGGCCATGATCGACCGCCGCCGCGCCGGCGTCGACCCCCACACCGAAAACGACCTACCCCCCGACACCCCCGCCGTCCTGCGCCACGCCCTGCTCACCTGCCTGGCGCCCGACCCCGCCGACCGCTACCCCACCGGCGCCGACCTCGCCCACCAACTCGAACTCAGCCAGGACCGCGCCGCCCGCGACCTCGTCGACCCACCCACCCACAGCCTGCGCGCCCGACTCCGCATGCGGCCCATGCCATTCGTCATCCCCTCCAGCCTGCTCGGCCAACTCCTCGCCGGGCTCTACCTCGGCGCCCACGACCTGCGCCTCATCCGCCACGAATTCGGCGCCGCCACCACCACCCAGCTCGAACACCTCGGCCTGCTCGTCATCGCCGTCGCCTACCCCATCGCCATTGCGCTGCTGCTGTATTGGTGCCGGCTGATGTTCCTCGTCCCCGACGGACTACGCCGCGGCCGCCACTTCGACCCCGCCACCCTCGCCAAGGCCCGCGCCGACACCCTCGCCTGCGGCGACCGCATCGCCGTCACCACCATCGCCGGCTGGATCGCCGCCCTCGCCGTCTTCCTCGTGAAACTGCACTCCCTGGGCGCACTTTCGGTGGCGCTGGCCACCGACCTCATCGCCTCCTACCTCATCGCCGCCGCAGTCGCGGTGGTATACACCTACTTTCCCGTCACCTTCTTCGGATTACGCTGGTACTACCCCGGTTTGGTGGCCGCCGGGCACACCACCCGCGCCGACGCCCACCGCCTGCGCCGCCTCATCCACCGCACCCGCATCTACCTCGGCGTCGCCGCCTCCGTCCCCCTCATCGGCGTCCCCGCGGGCCTGCTGTTCCTGCGCCCCGACCAACAACAGATCGTCATCGGCTCCCTCGTAGGCCTCTGCGTCGGAGGCCTTTTCGCCTTCGCCCTCGCCCTGCGCACCTTCTACGCCCTCGAATCCGACCTCACCGCCCTCGACCGCCTCGTCGACCGCCGGTAG
- a CDS encoding SCO6745 family protein, which produces MSIAAAVAQQIQSAGGAFMFSREVKAFAATTGTDGFLPGYTRGRGGVLGEVDADVVTAAFGFFPPETVRAAWESVDMPAAKAAHGYLTACQDFGRRKLAEFPDADRLADLLHTVAQAADVAGVPLFAGWRALPLPDDAPGRVQQLLHVLRELRGGLHLIAVRAHEIPPRQAVLISGSPRYTGAEQAKLFGWPEPYTDPTPAQRARWEAAEAMTDTLIAPAFAALTAAEAADLVTLVDAATRHMFTR; this is translated from the coding sequence GTGTCGATAGCCGCAGCGGTCGCACAGCAAATCCAGAGCGCCGGAGGCGCATTCATGTTCTCCCGGGAGGTCAAGGCGTTCGCCGCCACCACCGGCACCGACGGATTCCTGCCCGGCTACACCCGCGGCCGCGGCGGCGTCCTCGGCGAGGTCGACGCCGACGTCGTCACCGCCGCATTCGGCTTCTTCCCACCCGAAACCGTCCGCGCCGCATGGGAATCGGTCGACATGCCCGCCGCGAAGGCCGCCCACGGCTACCTCACCGCCTGCCAGGACTTCGGCCGCCGCAAACTCGCCGAGTTCCCCGACGCCGACCGGCTCGCCGACCTGCTGCACACCGTCGCCCAGGCCGCCGACGTCGCCGGGGTGCCGCTGTTCGCCGGATGGCGGGCCCTGCCGCTGCCCGACGACGCGCCCGGCCGCGTCCAGCAGCTGCTGCACGTGCTGCGCGAGTTGCGCGGCGGCCTGCACCTGATCGCGGTGCGCGCCCACGAGATCCCGCCGCGCCAGGCCGTACTCATCTCCGGATCGCCCCGCTACACCGGCGCCGAACAGGCCAAGCTGTTCGGCTGGCCCGAGCCCTACACCGACCCCACCCCCGCCCAGCGCGCCCGGTGGGAGGCCGCCGAAGCGATGACCGACACCCTGATCGCCCCCGCCTTCGCCGCCCTGACCGCCGCCGAGGCCGCCGACCTGGTCACCCTGGTCGACGCCGCGACCCGGCACATGTTCACCCGCTGA
- a CDS encoding P1 family peptidase, producing the protein MATLALPDIRIGHWTDPAGETGCTVVLLPEGTVASCEVRGGAPASRELDALAPDKAVQTIDAVLLTGGSAFGLAAADGVMRYLEQHDRGVPTPGGKVPIVPTLALFDLGVGDPTARPTAEAGYAAAAAATGEVVTGAVGAGTGARVGHWRGPERKPGGIAYAERRSGELVVGALCVVNAFGDIDDGTGEVSLDAVAALPEPFDFARTHTTIGVVLTNARLDKTGCHIVAQGAHDGLSRALTPPHTRFDGDGFIAAATGAVPTHIDTVRLMALAAVTTAIRSVATG; encoded by the coding sequence ATGGCGACCCTCGCCCTGCCCGATATCCGCATCGGCCACTGGACCGACCCCGCCGGGGAAACCGGCTGCACCGTCGTGCTGCTCCCGGAGGGCACCGTCGCCTCCTGCGAGGTCCGCGGCGGCGCCCCCGCCAGCCGCGAACTCGACGCGCTCGCCCCCGACAAGGCCGTGCAGACCATCGACGCCGTCCTGCTCACCGGCGGGTCCGCGTTCGGGCTCGCCGCCGCCGACGGGGTCATGCGCTATCTGGAACAGCACGACCGCGGCGTGCCCACTCCCGGCGGCAAGGTTCCGATCGTGCCGACGCTGGCCCTGTTCGACCTCGGCGTCGGCGACCCCACCGCCCGGCCCACCGCCGAGGCCGGGTATGCGGCCGCGGCCGCCGCCACCGGTGAGGTGGTTACCGGTGCGGTCGGGGCGGGGACGGGCGCCCGGGTCGGGCACTGGCGCGGGCCGGAGCGCAAACCCGGCGGAATCGCCTATGCCGAACGGCGATCGGGGGAACTCGTGGTCGGGGCGCTGTGCGTGGTGAACGCGTTCGGCGACATCGATGACGGCACCGGCGAGGTGAGTCTCGACGCGGTCGCCGCCCTCCCCGAACCGTTCGACTTCGCCCGCACCCACACCACCATCGGCGTCGTGCTCACCAACGCCCGCCTCGACAAGACCGGCTGCCATATCGTCGCGCAGGGCGCCCACGACGGTCTGTCGCGCGCGCTCACCCCACCGCACACCCGCTTCGACGGTGACGGTTTCATCGCCGCCGCCACCGGCGCCGTCCCCACCCACATCGATACCGTCCGGCTCATGGCCCTGGCCGCCGTCACCACAGCCATCCGCTCGGTCGCCACCGGCTGA
- a CDS encoding NAD(P)H-dependent oxidoreductase, translating into MTTCGSILWLLAHPDPGSLSHALYRGGLQHLRRSGARVAGQDLYAQGWNPVLSEDDTAAAAGATLSDRQHRATLDRTLPREVLEHQQLVLDAQIVIVQFPLWWYGMPAILKGWFDRVFTNGFAFGIRDADGHVRKYGDGGLAGRRLLPIVTAGDRAGALGPRGISGDIEDILWPLLHGTAHYTGMLPLRPHLVSSANHVDAATHRHHLRTLTERLDTLGSETPIRYRPLHSGDYTTTHELRPHLRPGQGGLAIHRLP; encoded by the coding sequence GTGACTACCTGCGGATCAATCCTGTGGCTGCTCGCTCACCCCGATCCCGGCTCGCTGAGCCATGCGCTGTATCGCGGTGGGCTGCAACACCTTCGACGGTCCGGCGCCCGGGTCGCCGGGCAGGACCTGTACGCGCAGGGCTGGAATCCGGTACTGAGCGAGGACGACACCGCCGCGGCGGCCGGGGCGACACTGTCGGATCGCCAGCATCGGGCGACGCTGGACCGCACGCTCCCCCGCGAGGTTCTCGAGCACCAGCAACTGGTTCTGGACGCGCAGATCGTCATCGTGCAGTTCCCGCTGTGGTGGTACGGGATGCCCGCGATCCTGAAGGGCTGGTTCGATCGCGTGTTCACCAACGGCTTCGCCTTCGGTATCCGCGACGCCGACGGCCATGTCCGCAAATACGGTGACGGCGGCCTGGCGGGCAGGCGGCTGCTGCCGATCGTGACCGCCGGTGACCGTGCCGGTGCGCTGGGGCCGCGCGGGATCAGCGGCGACATCGAGGACATCCTGTGGCCGCTGCTGCACGGCACCGCGCACTACACCGGCATGCTCCCCCTGCGCCCGCACCTGGTGAGCAGCGCCAACCACGTCGACGCCGCCACCCACCGCCACCACCTGCGGACGCTGACCGAACGCCTGGACACCCTCGGCAGCGAAACACCGATCCGCTACCGCCCCTTGCACAGTGGCGACTACACCACCACCCACGAGCTGCGACCGCACCTGCGGCCCGGCCAGGGCGGACTGGCCATCCACCGCCTGCCCTGA
- a CDS encoding winged helix-turn-helix transcriptional regulator — MRKQVETALAVCPVEVAVAVLGGAWKLTIIKHLLGGRRRFGELGRLVGPVNPRVLTRQLRELEADGLLTRTVYPEVPPRVEYSLTDLGESLEPAVAWLNEWGARYVGEQHKV, encoded by the coding sequence ATGCGTAAGCAGGTGGAGACCGCGCTGGCCGTGTGCCCGGTCGAGGTCGCCGTCGCGGTCCTGGGCGGGGCGTGGAAACTCACCATCATCAAGCACCTCCTCGGCGGCCGCCGCCGCTTCGGCGAACTGGGCAGGCTCGTGGGCCCGGTCAATCCCCGCGTGCTCACCCGCCAGCTCCGCGAACTCGAAGCCGACGGCCTGCTCACCCGCACCGTCTACCCGGAAGTCCCACCGCGCGTGGAATATTCGCTCACCGACCTGGGGGAGTCGCTCGAACCGGCGGTCGCGTGGTTGAACGAGTGGGGCGCCAGGTATGTGGGGGAGCAGCACAAGGTGTGA
- a CDS encoding alpha/beta hydrolase family protein, whose product MIGRSAAVAAVVVALVSAAAVGVSGAGPVGVSVLPRPGGGFAVGETEWHLVDGGRADPFYPDRRREVMVSVFYPAADAAGSARAEYLSPRLLPELRARFGIPVPELLTNSVVDAPAAAGRGYPVVLYSPGGGMPRVLGTGLAEELASHGYVVVTVDDTYEAMPGVEFPGGRFVRPAPVADGAQAAMAQKYVDVRVDDLRFVLDALARVAAGGDPDAEGRSVPRGLGAALDLARVGVVGHSCGGYAAVEALREDRRVAAAVDLDGQLGVGADIGRAAADGVDRPVLVMTSAQADRVGDADVSLDAFWRHGTGWKRQLGMRDSAHYDYTDVPLLVPDPARPAAALLIGPIAAARSTALVRTYVLAMFEAFLRGRAQPVLDRPVDAEIIRQR is encoded by the coding sequence GTGATCGGTCGGAGTGCGGCGGTGGCCGCCGTGGTGGTCGCGCTGGTATCCGCTGCGGCGGTGGGGGTGTCGGGGGCGGGGCCGGTGGGGGTGTCGGTGTTGCCGCGGCCGGGGGGTGGGTTCGCGGTCGGGGAGACCGAGTGGCATCTGGTGGATGGGGGGCGGGCGGATCCGTTCTATCCGGATCGGCGGCGGGAGGTGATGGTGTCGGTGTTCTATCCGGCCGCCGATGCCGCGGGATCTGCGCGGGCGGAGTATCTGTCGCCGCGGCTGCTGCCGGAATTGCGGGCGCGGTTCGGGATTCCGGTGCCGGAGTTGCTGACCAATTCCGTGGTCGACGCGCCCGCTGCGGCGGGGCGGGGGTATCCGGTGGTGCTGTACTCCCCCGGCGGCGGCATGCCGCGGGTGCTGGGGACCGGGCTGGCCGAGGAGTTGGCCAGTCACGGGTATGTGGTGGTGACCGTGGACGACACCTACGAGGCGATGCCGGGTGTCGAGTTCCCCGGCGGCCGGTTCGTGCGGCCCGCGCCGGTCGCGGACGGTGCGCAGGCGGCCATGGCGCAGAAGTATGTGGACGTGCGGGTCGATGATCTGCGGTTCGTGCTGGATGCGCTGGCCCGGGTGGCCGCCGGTGGCGATCCCGATGCCGAGGGCCGGTCGGTGCCGCGGGGGCTGGGTGCGGCGCTGGATTTGGCGCGGGTGGGGGTGGTGGGGCATTCGTGTGGCGGGTATGCGGCGGTGGAGGCGTTGCGCGAGGATCGGCGGGTCGCCGCGGCGGTCGATCTGGACGGGCAGTTGGGGGTGGGTGCGGATATCGGGCGGGCGGCCGCGGACGGGGTGGATCGGCCGGTGCTGGTGATGACCAGTGCGCAGGCCGACCGGGTCGGGGACGCCGATGTGTCGCTGGATGCGTTCTGGCGGCACGGCACCGGCTGGAAACGGCAACTGGGCATGCGTGATTCGGCGCATTACGACTACACCGACGTGCCGCTGCTGGTGCCCGATCCGGCGCGCCCGGCGGCGGCGCTGCTGATCGGTCCGATCGCCGCGGCCCGGTCGACCGCGCTGGTGCGCACCTATGTGCTGGCCATGTTCGAGGCGTTCCTGCGGGGTCGCGCGCAGCCGGTGCTGGATCGGCCCGTGGACGCGGAGATCATCCGGCAGCGGTGA
- a CDS encoding sigma 54 modulation/S30EA ribosomal C-terminal domain-containing protein, producing the protein MSAPRRSTTPGEQPTHLHLTGPVTDRDATRIDHALTGVLHRHHLDGVDTRVRVTALPGPDRPLLVQAVLGPGYAIRTQIAAPADFAARVAARRLDTHLTRQSGPALRPWPDAARPPLAHTGPTRPITRHKRYRLLTGSPGLAAYRMDALDYDALLFTDTDTGDDALVYRAGPHRVRLARAHLLHPPHQTAVAMTMNPHPTPIFTDTEAARRLCRYGLPLLFYTGPADTRARLLYRRYDGDLGLVTAAG; encoded by the coding sequence ATGAGCGCGCCGCGACGGTCGACGACGCCGGGGGAGCAGCCCACCCACCTCCACCTCACCGGCCCGGTCACCGACCGGGACGCCACCCGCATCGACCACGCCCTCACCGGCGTCCTGCACCGCCACCACCTCGACGGTGTCGACACCCGGGTGCGCGTCACCGCCCTGCCCGGACCCGACCGCCCGCTGCTGGTGCAGGCCGTCCTCGGACCCGGCTACGCGATCCGCACCCAGATCGCCGCCCCCGCCGACTTCGCCGCCCGAGTCGCCGCCCGCCGCCTCGACACCCACCTGACCCGGCAGTCCGGGCCCGCGCTGCGGCCCTGGCCCGACGCGGCCCGCCCACCCCTCGCCCACACCGGCCCCACCCGCCCGATCACCCGCCACAAGCGCTACCGGCTGCTCACCGGCAGCCCCGGCCTGGCCGCCTACCGCATGGACGCCCTCGACTACGACGCCCTGCTGTTCACCGACACCGACACCGGCGACGACGCCCTCGTCTACCGGGCAGGCCCGCACAGGGTGCGCCTCGCCCGCGCCCACCTGCTACACCCACCCCACCAGACCGCGGTCGCGATGACGATGAACCCGCACCCGACCCCGATATTCACCGACACCGAAGCCGCACGCAGGCTGTGCCGCTACGGGCTACCGCTGCTGTTCTACACCGGCCCCGCCGACACCCGCGCCCGCCTGCTGTATCGCCGCTACGACGGCGATCTGGGCTTGGTCACCGCTGCCGGATGA
- a CDS encoding response regulator, whose protein sequence is MITVFLVDDHEIVRRGLVDLLDGDPELTVIGEAGDVSQALARIPALRPDVAVLDVRLPDGNGIELCRELLSRVDGLRCLILTSFTDEQAMLDAILAGAGGYVVKDIKGMEMELAAAIKAVGSGRSLLDNRAAAALMDRLRRSAQPDGPLAALTDQERVLLDLLGEGLTNRQIAQRMYLAEKTVKNYVSRLLSKLGMERRTQAAVYASKLRAGQRHR, encoded by the coding sequence GTGATCACCGTGTTTCTGGTCGATGATCATGAGATCGTGCGGCGCGGGCTCGTCGATCTGCTCGACGGCGATCCGGAGTTGACGGTGATCGGGGAGGCCGGGGATGTGTCGCAGGCGCTGGCGCGGATTCCGGCGCTGCGGCCGGATGTGGCGGTGCTGGATGTGCGGTTGCCCGACGGTAACGGTATCGAGTTGTGCCGGGAGTTGCTGTCGCGGGTGGACGGGTTGCGGTGTCTGATCCTGACCTCGTTCACCGACGAGCAGGCCATGCTGGACGCGATCCTGGCCGGGGCGGGCGGGTATGTGGTCAAAGACATCAAGGGCATGGAGATGGAGTTGGCGGCGGCGATCAAGGCGGTCGGGTCCGGGCGGTCGCTGCTGGACAACCGGGCCGCGGCCGCGCTGATGGACCGGTTGCGGCGCAGCGCTCAACCCGACGGCCCCTTGGCGGCGCTCACCGATCAGGAGCGGGTGCTGCTGGATCTGCTCGGGGAGGGGCTCACCAACCGGCAGATCGCGCAGCGGATGTATCTGGCGGAGAAGACGGTGAAGAACTATGTGTCGCGGCTGCTGAGCAAACTCGGGATGGAGCGACGTACCCAGGCCGCGGTGTATGCGTCGAAACTGCGTGCCGGGCAACGACATCGCTGA
- a CDS encoding TAXI family TRAP transporter solute-binding subunit: protein MNRRALLTAAATGVLLAGCGRTRPPRVRLADGEVGGFYHAFTALLARAAAEAGTVAIEPVATAGSSTNLAMLDTGAVDAALTLADSVDGHSDRLLALGRVYENYLQLAVRHAGPITRLTDLRGARISLGAAGSGAALTGDRLLRAADLDPATDVTVVHLPLPDAVAAIADGTVDALLWAGGVPTAALDIPRLLRLIDLGELAAPMRARFGYLYDRVLIPADVYPAAPAVHTIGVANLLVTTAALPDPTAAALTELLLTRADQLIPTEAAGTQFLDQRALIGTDGLSLHPAAARVYRHHHG, encoded by the coding sequence GTGAACCGGCGCGCCCTGCTGACCGCCGCGGCCACCGGCGTGCTGCTGGCCGGGTGCGGGCGGACGCGGCCGCCGCGGGTGCGGCTGGCCGACGGCGAGGTGGGCGGCTTCTACCACGCGTTCACGGCCCTGCTGGCGCGGGCGGCGGCCGAGGCGGGCACGGTGGCGATCGAACCGGTCGCCACCGCCGGATCCTCGACGAACCTGGCGATGCTCGACACCGGCGCCGTCGACGCGGCGCTGACGCTGGCCGACTCGGTGGACGGGCACAGCGACCGGCTGCTGGCACTGGGCCGGGTGTATGAGAACTATCTACAGCTGGCGGTCCGCCACGCGGGCCCGATCACCCGCCTCACCGATCTGCGGGGCGCACGCATCAGCCTGGGCGCGGCCGGCTCCGGCGCCGCCCTCACCGGCGACCGCCTGCTGCGCGCCGCCGACCTGGACCCGGCCACCGATGTCACCGTCGTGCACCTGCCGCTGCCGGACGCGGTCGCCGCGATCGCCGACGGCACCGTCGATGCCCTGCTGTGGGCCGGTGGCGTCCCCACCGCCGCCCTCGACATCCCGCGGCTGCTGCGGCTGATCGACCTGGGTGAGCTCGCCGCCCCCATGCGCGCCCGCTTCGGCTACCTCTACGACCGCGTCCTGATCCCCGCCGACGTCTACCCCGCCGCCCCCGCCGTGCACACCATCGGCGTCGCCAACCTGCTGGTCACCACCGCCGCCCTGCCCGACCCCACCGCCGCCGCCCTCACCGAACTGCTGCTCACCCGCGCCGACCAGCTCATCCCCACCGAAGCCGCCGGCACCCAATTCCTCGACCAACGCGCCCTCATCGGCACCGACGGCCTGTCCCTGCACCCCGCCGCCGCCCGCGTCTACCGCCACCACCACGGCTGA
- a CDS encoding sensor histidine kinase — protein MRARLLWVLSVFATAAVLAFALPLCATTATSRTQQLVLGRTGDADWFAALADAAASSGDTRALEMEAGRYHQLYGDEVFIVDARGATIANSGMDPASPPVVAALSAARRNQRAAPVAQLAPWGPARVLIARPMGTGVQVNGAVVIEAATAAARADIARTWSLVAAGAAAALALCGAGALAVSRWVLRPLAQLSAAVAELAATLPPPRAAGEATIMRRHGGPPEIRAVAAAFDAMALAVVDATDAQRQLVADTAHAMRNPLAALTIRLDSLEPAIPAAAASTFRGATAEVARLTGLLDGLLTLAVAEAGSEPDTGEAAAHCDAVQVIGDRVDAWHTAFEQAGMRLSAPLGADRLEVAVPAGVLAQILDVALSNACRYAGPGAHTRLTAAAAGAGAVTVSVTDDGVGVPAGELTRLTTRFFRGSSAAAAGSGLGLPIAAALAAARHGTLTVKAAVPHGVSVTVTLPAGELS, from the coding sequence ATGCGGGCGCGGCTGTTGTGGGTGCTGTCGGTGTTCGCGACCGCGGCGGTGCTGGCGTTCGCGCTGCCGCTGTGCGCGACGACCGCGACCAGCCGCACCCAGCAGCTGGTGTTGGGCCGCACCGGCGACGCGGACTGGTTCGCCGCCCTGGCGGACGCGGCGGCGTCGTCGGGGGATACGCGGGCACTGGAGATGGAGGCGGGCCGCTACCACCAGCTCTACGGGGACGAGGTGTTCATCGTGGACGCGCGAGGGGCGACGATCGCGAATTCGGGGATGGATCCGGCGAGCCCGCCGGTGGTGGCGGCGTTGTCGGCGGCGCGGCGCAACCAGCGGGCGGCGCCGGTGGCGCAGCTGGCGCCGTGGGGTCCGGCGCGGGTGCTGATCGCGCGCCCGATGGGGACGGGGGTGCAGGTGAACGGGGCGGTGGTGATCGAGGCCGCCACCGCGGCCGCGCGCGCGGATATCGCACGCACCTGGTCGCTGGTGGCGGCGGGCGCGGCGGCGGCGCTGGCACTGTGCGGGGCGGGAGCGCTGGCGGTGAGCCGGTGGGTGCTGCGCCCGCTGGCGCAGCTGTCGGCGGCGGTGGCGGAGCTGGCGGCCACCCTGCCACCACCACGGGCGGCGGGGGAGGCGACGATCATGCGCCGCCACGGCGGGCCACCGGAGATCCGGGCGGTGGCCGCCGCGTTCGACGCGATGGCCTTGGCGGTCGTCGACGCCACCGACGCGCAACGACAGCTGGTCGCCGACACCGCACACGCCATGCGTAACCCGCTGGCGGCGTTGACGATCCGCCTGGATTCGCTGGAACCGGCGATCCCGGCGGCCGCGGCGTCGACGTTTCGGGGCGCGACGGCGGAGGTGGCGCGGCTGACCGGTCTGCTCGACGGGCTGCTGACCCTCGCGGTCGCCGAGGCGGGCAGCGAGCCCGACACCGGGGAGGCGGCGGCGCACTGTGACGCGGTGCAGGTGATCGGGGACCGCGTCGACGCCTGGCACACCGCGTTCGAGCAGGCCGGGATGCGATTGAGCGCCCCGCTGGGGGCCGACCGGCTGGAGGTGGCGGTCCCGGCGGGGGTGCTGGCGCAGATCCTGGATGTGGCGTTGAGCAACGCCTGCCGCTACGCGGGCCCGGGCGCCCACACCCGCCTGACCGCGGCGGCGGCCGGGGCGGGCGCGGTGACGGTGTCGGTGACCGACGACGGGGTCGGGGTCCCGGCGGGGGAGCTGACGCGGCTGACGACCCGCTTCTTCCGCGGATCCTCGGCGGCGGCGGCCGGGTCGGGGCTGGGGTTGCCGATCGCGGCCGCCCTGGCCGCGGCCCGCCACGGCACGCTCACGGTGAAAGCCGCTGTCCCGCACGGCGTGTCGGTGACCGTCACCCTGCCCGCGGGGGAGCTGTCGTGA
- a CDS encoding response regulator transcription factor — MRLAVVEDDDGVGEALVEALTVRGHRARRMRRGADLLTAHRGYDAVILDLGLPDADGLQVLRSLREVSTVPVLILTARSDERSIVRGLRGGADDYVIKPPRIAELVARLETVTRRATTAAGSPPRVVVTGDVRVDLVARRVQVGGTPIAVTAKEFDLVAALVERPGAAVSRQQLMDRIWGDAFVAVSRSLDVHMTGLRQKLNRPGLITTIRGFGYRWGQ; from the coding sequence GTGCGGCTGGCTGTGGTGGAGGACGACGACGGGGTGGGCGAGGCTCTGGTGGAGGCGCTGACGGTGCGCGGGCATCGCGCGCGGCGGATGCGCCGGGGCGCGGATCTGCTCACCGCGCACCGCGGCTACGACGCGGTGATCCTGGATCTGGGGTTGCCCGACGCCGACGGCCTGCAGGTGCTGCGGTCGCTGCGGGAGGTGAGCACGGTCCCGGTGCTGATCTTGACCGCGCGCAGCGACGAACGCTCCATCGTGCGCGGATTACGCGGCGGCGCCGACGATTACGTGATCAAACCGCCACGGATCGCGGAACTGGTGGCCCGCCTCGAGACCGTGACCCGCCGCGCGACCACGGCGGCGGGTTCGCCGCCGCGGGTGGTGGTGACCGGGGATGTGCGCGTGGATCTGGTGGCGCGCCGCGTGCAGGTGGGCGGGACGCCGATCGCGGTGACGGCCAAGGAATTCGACCTGGTCGCCGCGCTGGTGGAGCGGCCGGGGGCGGCGGTGAGCCGCCAGCAGTTGATGGACCGGATCTGGGGGGACGCGTTCGTGGCGGTGTCACGCAGCCTGGATGTACATATGACCGGGCTGCGGCAGAAGCTGAACCGGCCGGGATTGATCACCACGATCCGCGGCTTCGGGTATCGCTGGGGCCAGTGA